The genomic region ATTAGTAATTTTGTAAGTGTTCAGGTAGGATAAAAATAAGGAGAAAAGGAGAAGATGGAGAAGTGGAGAAAAGAAGAGTTAACTGAAAGAAGTCAAGATATTCTATCAAGGTGTTGAGGTTGGGATTCATAGACTTGATCTTTTTGTTGAAGATGAGATTGTGGTAGAGATTAAAACTGTTGAGGAGATAAGTGGGAAGTATTATAATCAGG from bacterium harbors:
- a CDS encoding GxxExxY protein, whose product is MFYQGVEVGIHRLDLFVEDEIVVEIKTVEEISGKYYNQ